Proteins co-encoded in one Brassica oleracea var. oleracea cultivar TO1000 chromosome C4, BOL, whole genome shotgun sequence genomic window:
- the LOC106340178 gene encoding uncharacterized protein LOC106340178 → MRCKRHIVDFSSSIGVCASCLRERLFSLAASTAASERISPPPRPLVFPRSVSPYVSARKSDAGRDNNNSLASSHNRFFPTPQVTSTGGVGGGSSEKVFDSGRSYKKKQSKLSRFSSLFRSRSDEFYASTSSSSRSWLSKVLSVRSKKPSPNDTCYIEDLIASESSHRPRQRYCRGMSPATVDYEETPERVKRTPAAAMMGTPGRRKTAMIGTGMGFCLSPLVRAKPSNWKGKLPPEFGYAAGEMKSPARPHISTAASFCANRSKKLVDLGRVDPRR, encoded by the coding sequence ATGAGGTGTAAAAGACATATAGTTGATTTCAGTAGCAGTATCGGCGTCTGCGCTTCTTGTCTCCGTGAACGTCTCTTTTCCCTCGCCGCTTCAACCGCCGCTTCAGAAAGGATCTCTCCTCCTCCTCGTCCTCTGGTGTTCCCTCGCTCGGTTTCTCCTTACGTCTCCGCTAGAAAATCCGACGCCGGAAGAGACAACAACAACTCTCTAGCTTCTTCTCATAACAGATTCTTCCCAACGCCGCAAGTCACCTCCACCGGCGGCGTCGGAGGAGGATCATCGGAAAAAGTCTTCGACTCCGGCAGATCGTACAAGAAGAAACAGAGCAAACTATCTCGGTTCTCTAGCTTATTCAGGTCAAGATCCGACGAGTTTTACGCGTCAACGTCGTCTTCGTCGCGTTCTTGGCTCTCGAAGGTTCTCTCCGTCCGATCGAAAAAGCCATCTCCCAACGACACGTGCTACATCGAGGATTTGATCGCTTCCGAGTCAAGCCATCGACCGAGACAGAGATACTGCAGAGGAATGTCACCGGCGACGGTGGATTACGAGGAAACTCCCGAGAGAGTGAAAAGAACGCCGGCGGCGGCGATGATGGGAACTCCGGGGAGAAGAAAGACGGCGATGATCGGTACGGGGATGGGTTTCTGCTTGAGTCCGTTAGTGAGAGCTAAACCTTCTAACTGGAAAGGGAAACTTCCGCCGGAATTTGGATACGCCGCCGGCGAGATGAAGTCTCCGGCGAGGCCTCACATTTCGACGGCGGCGTCTTTTTGCGCGAACCGGTCTAAGAAGCTTGTCGATTTAGGACGGGTTGATCCACGCCGTTGA